The Chryseobacterium indologenes genomic sequence GGAAGATACCGGTGAAAAGAAGTGATCCATCGCTTCCAACATTCACTGTTTTATCATGTTTTAATCAAAAATCTGCTGTATAATTTCCAGTGAGGCTGGTGTTTTAAAATCAGTGATATGGTAATGGTAATACACCAGAAGGCTATCCAAAAAGTCTTTTCTTAACCGACTATGAATTTTTGTGGCATATAAGTTATCGCTGCTGAGTGCTTGTTTCCATAGCATTGAAACTTCTTCGCTGAATAACTGATGAGACGGATAAGGTGAAAAAGTTCCGGTTTCAGGATCTAAAAAATGTCCGTCAGCCAATAAAGGCGCAACTCCCTGGATTTTTAAAACAGCGACCAGAAAAAGTAAATGAGCCTGGTAATTCTTGTTTGTCAATTCGCTGATAAACCTGTCAATTCCGGAATAAATACTGAGGTTTTTATTTTCATATTTAAGAATCTGATTCAAAAATCTGAAATGAAAAAAATGACTGTATTGGTTTTTATGTCGGTATACATGTCATTATTTTTTACCAGTTCAAATTTTGATACGGACGATATACCGTTGCCTCTTGCTACGGATACAGAAAAACAGAGTTCATTCAGCGGTTGCAGCAGGGCTTTCTTTTTATTTTTTTTGGAATAAATTCCTTTTAAAAAATAGCTCTGAAAACCCTCTTCCTCAGTAAAACAATGCAGTACAGCATCATTTTCCCCATATTTAATAAATGAAAGTAAAAAACCGTTTTGCGAATTCATTAATTGACCACTCCTATTTTAGCTGTAGCTTTATCAGATCCATCTTCATTAGTCATCAGAACAAAGTAAATTCCAGAGGCCACTCTGTTTCCTTTCTGATTATTAAGATCCCATTCGTAATAGCCTCCTCTTGCTACAGCTGAATGCACTACATTTCCTGCAGCATCTACAATCCGTATATTGGTCTTTTCAGCAAGACCCTTAATAGTAACTTTTCCTTTGAAATTAGAATATACAACGGGGTTAGGATATACCATTACGTCGCCAAAATTAGACGTCACATCAGATACATCTCCCTGATAGGTCACAATTCCGCTATAGGTTGCAAAATATACTTTTCCTGTTTTTTTATCTACTTTAATGTCTGTCACACTGTTGGTTGGAAGTGGGGAGTTTTCTTTAGTGAAATGCTTAATGGTTTTCTGGCCGTCAGAAGATAGATAATAAACACCGCCTCCGTCGACAGATACCCATTTGTAATCACCACCGTCTACTTCAATCTGGAGGATATGAGAGTCTTTGAATAATTCTTCAGGAATACCATTTTGCTCGATGACCACAGCTTCCATTTTGGGTTTAGAAGATCTGATTTCTGATGCTGCATTAGACATTACCCTTAAGCCGCTGTCGGTACCGATCCATGCATCCCCGGATTTGTCAAAAGCAACAGATAGTGATCCGGCAGAACTGCTCGGGAGACCGTTGGGCTCACTAAGAATATAGTCCGAATCATCGGAAAGATTAGCTGCGTTTTTATAGTCGTATACCCAAAAGTTATTCGTCCTGGGTAGAGGAATCCATAGCATATTCTCGTAGAATATGGGTTTTTGTACACCTGTACTTGTGAAAACAATCTTTTTTAAAACGAAATCATCCGTAGCCTTGTCATATATTCCTATCGCCGGATTTCCATCGTTATCAAATCCGATAGAGGCGAAAATATTATTTTGTGGATCAGTTGCAAGACCTGTTCCGCGTCTTAAATAAGGTTGAGCTCCCAAGTCATAATATTTTACCAACTCAAAATCTTTATTGGTAGCGTTGTATTTCATTCTGTAAACCCCCTGATCCTGCATAGCATAATTGGTGAAAAACACTTCATTATTGTTGAGAGGGTTGAGTATGGCATCCAATACGTTAATGCTCCTTGTATTATTGATGAAAAACGATGAGTAGATCCATTCTGTACCATTGAAATAATAAAATCCTGGTTTTTTAGGAATAACAACAGGATAGTTATATGTTTCTGCTCTTGCTCCTGTAGAGACAAGAATCTGGTTGTTGTCATACAGGTTTATTTTGTATGCATAATTATAAAATGGTCCTGATGGTTTGTAGGTAGTATTTCCCTCATCTTTTATTCCGGAAAGTACAGTTCCTCCGAATACTTTTCCACCCGCCATCAGTGCCGTATTACATTCCTCACCGAGACTGACGGCATTTAAAGAAACGCCATTGGTGCCGTATGTGTAAATCCTGTTGTCGGTAACTACAATATTGTTGGGAGTGATGACCACATCCTTGATATCGCTAAAACTTGTTGGAAGTTGAGTAGGAGTACCATTATTATAAAGATATGCAGTAGTAGCATTTGAAAAAACAATATCAGATTCAGAATCTATATGCTTGAATGCACCCGGAATTTCTGTAGTCCATGTGGTGTATACGGGGAAGGTCGTATTCATTTCATGGCTTTTTAATCCTGAATTTGTAACTGTATACACTTTATTTCCAAATATTACTGCTTCATTGCTGGCCTGATAAACACCGGATTGAATGAAAAAAGCAGAATCTCCGAATTCTTTCTTTTTCAAATTAAATAATGAAAGACCATAACCGACAGAAATTACAGCCTGATCTCCGGTAATCGAAATATGATTGATTTTTTTACTTCCGTTGTAACCGGTAGCAATAGGAATATCAACGATATATTTGATTTCCTGTGGTGTAATAACGTCCATGGAACCATTATCATAGCCTATAAGAGCTGTTTTGGTCTGCGGATTATAATCAAAAGCAGTGATTCCGATATTGTGAAGGCCGTTCGCTTTAGATAACTTCGTAATTTCTCCTGTAGATATAGTATAATAGAATATTCCACTTTCTGTTGCGGCAATTATTTTTCCATTGTCTTCTTTCATAGCAATGACATTGTTGTAGGAAAAAAGATCTGCCCACTTTTTTGAGGAAATCACCTGCGCTTTTGTAAGTTGCAGAGCGGCTAAAATACCAAGAGAAATTATATAAAGTTTTTTCATATTATGCGATTATACTGCTGTCTATTGCCTGGTTGTTCCAGGAGATATGTTTTACATTTTTGTTTGTATCAAAATAAAAATCTATCCTGCCTAAAAGAAGGCCTGCCCATCCCACTTGATTGACAAGAACATTTTTCCCCTGTCTGTTGGTGAAAGTTTGAGGTTCCGGTAGAAAGGTATGGGTGTGACCGCCTAAGATGATATCAATATTCTCTGTATTGGCAGCCAAAATTTTATCACTGATCTTATCAGGTTCTTCCTTGTAATCATAACCGATATGTGAAAGGCAGATCACAAGATCACATTTTTCTTCGTTTTTCAGGAAGTTGGAATAGTGCTGGGCTACATCAATAGGGTTTGAATATACTGTTTCTCCATATTGCTTCTTGCCTACGAGACCATCCAGCTGAATTCCCAGTCCGAAAATTCCTACTTTGATACCGTTTTTATTAAAAATCTTGTAAGGAGAAGTTTTCCCGTCCAGAATGGTATTCTTAAAATCATAATTGGAACAGATAAAAGGAAATTTTGCATTGGGAAGAACTTTCAGAAATCCCTCCAATCCGTTATCAAAATCGTGATTTCCCATCGTAGATGCATCATACTTCATCATCGACATTAATTTGAATTCCAGTTCTCCTCCAAAAAAGTTGAAGTAAGGGGTGCCCTGGAAAATATCTCCTGAATCAAGGAGCAATACATTGCTCTCCTGATTTCTGATTTGCTGAATTAGGCTTGCCCTTCTGGCAAAACCTCCCTGGTTGGGATTTTTAATATAGCTGGCATCAAAAGGTTCTATCCTGCTATGCTGATCGTTGGTATGAAGGATCGTCAGTTTATGGGCAGATTTTAAGTCAAGAACTTTGAATTCTTCCGCCATCATCATATTCGGAGCCAGAGCTATTGCCAAAGATCCACCACCTATTGCTTTTAAAAAACTTTTTCTATCCATTACTTTTTACCAATAAAATTTAAACGAACGTCTGTAGCAGGAACAATTTCAGGATTTTTTTGAAACATTCAATATATAAATCTCTGAGTTTAACTCCCGTTGGGATTGCTTCTCCTTTTGAGAAAAACTTCATATTATCACCACCCAGAGCAAGATAGTCTGAAGTGGCAATATAGTAGTCTTTGTTGGGGTCAACTACTTTTCCGTTAATTAAAGATTGGGATAATTGTCCGTTTTTTGTTTCAATATAAAGGTGAGAAACAGGGTTGTTTACCTGTGTTTTTGCATAATATTCAAAAAGTCCCGGTAAATCTGCTCCGTTCATCTTGACAATGATCAGTTCATTTTCAAAAGGCATTACCTCAAAAACATTTTTCAGCATAATGTCACCTTTTCCAATCGTGGTACGAATACCTCCGATATTGATCAACGCTGCATCTACATTTTGCTTGAGATGAGTTTTTGCCCACTGATCGCCTCCTTCAAGGGTATAGTCTGCTAAAAGATTACCCAGATTGCTGTTATCACCCTGTTTTGTAAGATCAACATTGGTATGGGAGATTTTTTGATTCATCTCTCTGTCCAGTTTTTGCTTGTAGGGTTCGATAAACTTTACAAATTCCTCATCATTCTTTAGTTCATTATTAATAGAAATATTTTTCTGGGTCTTTACATTCGCAAGTTGCGGCGTAGAGGCCGTTTTGCATGCTGTAAGAGATGCCAGAGCAATTCCTAGTAACAAGAATTTATTTTTCATAATATCTTTTAGTATATGCAAATATAACTATATGTATAATAAAACATTATTATTTATAACAAATTCTTGACGTAAATGATTAAATTTGGCAAAAATAATTCGAACAGATGAGCATTTTAAAAGGAGTAGGTGTTGCATTGGTGACACCCTTTAATGAAGATTTATCCGTTGATTTCGATAGTTTAACAAAGCTTGTTGAATATAATATCGACAACGGTACCAATTATTTGGTAGTATTGGGAACTACGGCAGAAGCCGCAACGCTTTCTGATGATGAAAAGAAACAGGTAATTGAGCATATCATTAAGGTGAATAATAAACGTCTTCCTCTTGTATTGGGAATTGGCGGAAACAATACCCTTGAAGTCAAGAAACAGATCGAAGAAGCGGATCTTTCTGCATTTGAAGCAGTGCTTTCTGTATCACCTTACTACAATAAACCTAATCAGGAAGGTCTTTATCAGCATTATAAAGCTTTAGCATCCACAGGGAAGAATATTATTATCTATAATGTTCCGTCAAGAACAGGGCAGAATGTTGAAGCAGATACAACGATACGTCTTGCAAAAGAATTCCCGAATTTATTCATGATCAAGGAAGCTTCACCCAATATTCTGCAGTATTTTGATATCTTGAGAAAGAAGCCTGAAGGATTCTCTCTTGTATCAGGAGATGATGAATATACTCTTCCTGTGACGTTAGCAGGAGGTGATGGTGTGATTTCCGTGATCGGACAAGGATATCCGAAGGAGTTTTCTACGATGGTGCAGCTGGCTTTTGAGGGAAAGGTGAAAGAAGCTTACGAAATTCATAATAAACTGGTAGAAATTACCCGTTTAATTTTTGCAGAAGGAAACCCTTGCGGTATTAAAGTCGTATTGGCTGAAAAAGGTATTATTAAAAATTATCTTAGACTTCCGTTGGTTCCTGCTTCGGAAGGGCTATACGCGAAAATTAAAGCAGAAATGGCAAATATTTAGTCAATGATTTGTTTCTGGTAAATTTTTACTGTAATTTTAATGTTTATCAGTATTCTTAAATTAGAAAGACTAAACAAAATATCATAAAGTGAGAAGCTCCGGCTTTTCACTTTTTTAATCATAATAATACCAACTTATGAAATTAATACAAGCAACACTGGAAAATATTCCTTTAATTCAGGACCTGGCACGACGCTCCTGGGAAAATGCCTATGCGGATATACTTTCTGCAGAACAAATGGAATACATGCTATCCGAAATGTATTCTGAAACGGAAATAGCAAGCCATTTTCAAAATCCTGATTATCATTATTATCTGATTTTTGATGAAAACAACGGATCATATGAAGGCTTTATCGGCTACCAGCATCATTACGAAGATAAAACGACCAAATTGCACCGTATTTACCTGACTCCGGAAAGTAAGGGAAAAGGTTTTGGAAAAGAAGCTCTTCAGTTTATAAATGGGCAGGTGTCTGAAAACGGAAACAGCAGAATTATTTTAA encodes the following:
- a CDS encoding 4-hydroxy-tetrahydrodipicolinate synthase, whose protein sequence is MSILKGVGVALVTPFNEDLSVDFDSLTKLVEYNIDNGTNYLVVLGTTAEAATLSDDEKKQVIEHIIKVNNKRLPLVLGIGGNNTLEVKKQIEEADLSAFEAVLSVSPYYNKPNQEGLYQHYKALASTGKNIIIYNVPSRTGQNVEADTTIRLAKEFPNLFMIKEASPNILQYFDILRKKPEGFSLVSGDDEYTLPVTLAGGDGVISVIGQGYPKEFSTMVQLAFEGKVKEAYEIHNKLVEITRLIFAEGNPCGIKVVLAEKGIIKNYLRLPLVPASEGLYAKIKAEMANI
- a CDS encoding GNAT family N-acetyltransferase, producing the protein MKLIQATLENIPLIQDLARRSWENAYADILSAEQMEYMLSEMYSETEIASHFQNPDYHYYLIFDENNGSYEGFIGYQHHYEDKTTKLHRIYLTPESKGKGFGKEALQFINGQVSENGNSRIILNVNKHNVARKFYESQGYRVYDEGVFDIGNGFVMDDFLMEFLIHD
- a CDS encoding T9SS type A sorting domain-containing protein, with amino-acid sequence MKKLYIISLGILAALQLTKAQVISSKKWADLFSYNNVIAMKEDNGKIIAATESGIFYYTISTGEITKLSKANGLHNIGITAFDYNPQTKTALIGYDNGSMDVITPQEIKYIVDIPIATGYNGSKKINHISITGDQAVISVGYGLSLFNLKKKEFGDSAFFIQSGVYQASNEAVIFGNKVYTVTNSGLKSHEMNTTFPVYTTWTTEIPGAFKHIDSESDIVFSNATTAYLYNNGTPTQLPTSFSDIKDVVITPNNIVVTDNRIYTYGTNGVSLNAVSLGEECNTALMAGGKVFGGTVLSGIKDEGNTTYKPSGPFYNYAYKINLYDNNQILVSTGARAETYNYPVVIPKKPGFYYFNGTEWIYSSFFINNTRSINVLDAILNPLNNNEVFFTNYAMQDQGVYRMKYNATNKDFELVKYYDLGAQPYLRRGTGLATDPQNNIFASIGFDNDGNPAIGIYDKATDDFVLKKIVFTSTGVQKPIFYENMLWIPLPRTNNFWVYDYKNAANLSDDSDYILSEPNGLPSSSAGSLSVAFDKSGDAWIGTDSGLRVMSNAASEIRSSKPKMEAVVIEQNGIPEELFKDSHILQIEVDGGDYKWVSVDGGGVYYLSSDGQKTIKHFTKENSPLPTNSVTDIKVDKKTGKVYFATYSGIVTYQGDVSDVTSNFGDVMVYPNPVVYSNFKGKVTIKGLAEKTNIRIVDAAGNVVHSAVARGGYYEWDLNNQKGNRVASGIYFVLMTNEDGSDKATAKIGVVN
- a CDS encoding metallophosphatase, whose amino-acid sequence is MDRKSFLKAIGGGSLAIALAPNMMMAEEFKVLDLKSAHKLTILHTNDQHSRIEPFDASYIKNPNQGGFARRASLIQQIRNQESNVLLLDSGDIFQGTPYFNFFGGELEFKLMSMMKYDASTMGNHDFDNGLEGFLKVLPNAKFPFICSNYDFKNTILDGKTSPYKIFNKNGIKVGIFGLGIQLDGLVGKKQYGETVYSNPIDVAQHYSNFLKNEEKCDLVICLSHIGYDYKEEPDKISDKILAANTENIDIILGGHTHTFLPEPQTFTNRQGKNVLVNQVGWAGLLLGRIDFYFDTNKNVKHISWNNQAIDSSIIA